In one window of Kosmotoga pacifica DNA:
- the rpmA gene encoding 50S ribosomal protein L27, with product MAHKKSGGAARNGRDSNPKYLGIKRGENSLVKAGTIIIRQRGTKIHPGKNVGVGRDFTLYALIDGKVHFETKKNRKYVSVYGE from the coding sequence ATGGCCCACAAAAAGAGCGGTGGTGCAGCAAGAAACGGCAGGGATAGTAATCCCAAATATCTCGGCATTAAACGCGGGGAGAACTCTCTTGTTAAAGCTGGCACTATTATTATCAGGCAGAGAGGCACTAAGATACATCCCGGAAAAAATGTAGGTGTGGGAAGGGATTTCACCCTTTATGCCCTTATCGACGGCAAGGTACATTTCGAAACGAAAAAGAATCGAAAGTACGTCAGTGTGTATGGCGAATAA
- the rplM gene encoding 50S ribosomal protein L13: protein MNIQKTSMYKIGTRQFTVQTKRKGEIKKIEHYLADPQGNRVERKWYLVDATDVTLGRLATRIALILSGKAKPTYTPHVDTGDFVVVVNAEKVRLTGKKLDQKKYYRHSGYPGGIKERSAREMLSKHPERVIKLAVKRMLPKTKLGDKMLKKLKVYAGPDHKHHAQKPEAVELVK from the coding sequence ATGAATATACAAAAGACGTCAATGTATAAAATCGGTACCAGACAATTCACCGTTCAAACGAAAAGAAAAGGTGAAATCAAGAAGATCGAGCATTATCTTGCCGATCCGCAGGGTAACAGGGTTGAGAGAAAGTGGTATCTTGTCGATGCAACTGATGTGACCTTGGGAAGGCTTGCGACTAGAATTGCTTTAATCCTTTCCGGCAAGGCCAAACCGACCTACACCCCTCACGTTGATACAGGGGATTTCGTTGTTGTTGTGAATGCCGAAAAAGTCAGACTTACCGGTAAAAAGCTCGACCAGAAAAAATATTATAGACACTCTGGATATCCAGGAGGCATCAAGGAAAGATCGGCTAGAGAAATGCTCAGCAAACACCCTGAAAGGGTAATCAAACTTGCAGTGAAGCGCATGCTACCGAAGACAAAGCTTGGTGACAAAATGCTGAAGAAACTCAAAGTTTACGCCGGACCGGATCACAAACACCATGCGCAGAAACCGGAAGCCGTCGAACTTGTGAAGTGA
- the rpsI gene encoding 30S ribosomal protein S9, which produces MAGLIEYYGTGRRKSSVARVRLRPGNGKFRINGKEYNDLKSYLHNDAWVRHALRPLILTETLGKFDIVMRVSGGGLSGQAGAIRLGISRALVEFNTDLKPLLKKEGLLTSDSRVVERKKYGLKKARRAPQFSKR; this is translated from the coding sequence ATGGCGGGATTGATTGAATATTATGGAACTGGTAGAAGAAAGTCATCCGTTGCTCGTGTCAGATTGAGACCTGGAAATGGGAAATTTAGAATAAACGGGAAAGAATACAATGATCTGAAGAGTTATCTTCACAATGATGCTTGGGTGAGACATGCCCTGAGGCCCCTTATCCTTACCGAAACACTCGGTAAGTTTGATATCGTTATGAGGGTCTCTGGCGGTGGTCTATCCGGTCAAGCTGGAGCAATAAGACTTGGAATCTCCAGAGCTCTTGTTGAGTTCAACACCGACCTCAAACCTCTCCTGAAAAAAGAAGGACTTCTTACCAGCGACTCCAGAGTCGTCGAAAGAAAGAAATACGGCCTCAAAAAAGCGAGAAGGGCTCCTCAGTTCTCCAAACGTTAA
- the dnaG gene encoding DNA primase produces the protein MFNREFVEEVKKRIDIVALVERYVALQKSGNYMRGLCPFHSDSDPSFYVSPTKGYFHCFGCGESGDAISFIQKIENLSFVEAVVKAAEFAGVSIPSDFKMSTAYDIYTETLSKVARAYHQELLNKRNETVLKYLVQQRKITMETIDMFQIGFSPEDRTFLRKLQSKYGISKDDLIRAGVALKKSNELIDRFAGRIIIPIFNDAGRIIALGGRIIGSSTGAKYINSPETRFFKKKEILFNLDKAKKAIKTLDYVVIAEGYFDVIALFEAGIENVVGVLGTALTEKHLMIIKNYTTNILLFYDSDEAGQNAALRSLELAEKMGFSIAVARYIDTKDPSDLFVARGSEVVKEVLKNSLPAPAFRVKYFAKRIDVSSGPGKGKLINLLKPTAIKYKSAGDSASYSMLMRALSEITGYSESDLMGYFGRSNSEIEKISVEKKMLTPLERELMRVYFSHPRLRKRVVRALELSDVHNLKKLVPLLKRSLELEDLLKSLSRELGEELIELSENMIESEVAEKIIQDVETRVGASLIMEQIKEIDRKIKRVTDRETKNSLLIRRLELSRLLRKTREGGDNHGR, from the coding sequence GTGTTCAACAGAGAATTTGTGGAGGAAGTCAAAAAAAGGATTGATATTGTGGCGCTTGTAGAGCGTTATGTTGCTCTGCAAAAGTCAGGCAATTATATGAGGGGTCTGTGCCCTTTTCACAGTGACAGCGATCCATCTTTTTACGTGAGTCCGACCAAAGGGTATTTTCATTGCTTCGGATGTGGTGAATCCGGCGATGCCATCAGCTTTATTCAGAAAATAGAAAACCTCAGTTTCGTGGAAGCCGTTGTAAAGGCTGCAGAATTTGCGGGTGTATCTATCCCCTCTGATTTTAAAATGTCGACAGCGTATGACATCTACACTGAGACGCTTAGTAAAGTAGCCCGAGCCTATCACCAGGAGCTCTTAAACAAAAGAAATGAGACCGTTCTTAAATATCTGGTACAGCAACGTAAGATAACCATGGAAACAATTGATATGTTTCAGATTGGTTTTTCTCCAGAGGACAGAACTTTTCTCAGAAAGCTTCAGTCAAAATATGGAATTTCGAAAGATGATTTAATAAGGGCCGGTGTAGCTCTAAAAAAAAGCAACGAGCTTATAGATAGATTTGCTGGGCGAATAATAATCCCAATTTTCAACGATGCAGGGCGTATAATAGCCTTGGGTGGTCGTATTATAGGGTCATCTACTGGTGCCAAATATATTAATTCACCAGAAACCAGGTTTTTCAAAAAGAAAGAGATTCTTTTCAACCTAGACAAGGCCAAAAAAGCTATTAAAACTCTCGACTACGTAGTGATTGCGGAAGGCTATTTTGACGTGATTGCTCTTTTTGAAGCTGGTATAGAGAATGTGGTCGGGGTTCTTGGAACCGCATTAACCGAAAAGCATTTGATGATCATAAAAAACTACACTACGAATATTCTTCTGTTCTATGATTCAGACGAAGCAGGGCAGAATGCAGCTTTACGTTCCCTCGAACTGGCTGAAAAAATGGGGTTCTCGATAGCTGTGGCTAGGTATATTGATACGAAGGATCCTTCTGATCTTTTCGTCGCGAGGGGCTCAGAAGTAGTAAAGGAAGTTTTGAAAAACTCCCTGCCAGCTCCAGCATTTCGTGTAAAGTACTTCGCAAAAAGAATCGACGTTTCTTCAGGGCCTGGAAAAGGAAAACTCATAAATTTGTTGAAACCAACGGCGATTAAATACAAAAGCGCTGGTGATTCGGCAAGTTATAGTATGTTAATGCGTGCCTTGTCTGAAATCACTGGATATTCAGAGAGCGATTTGATGGGTTATTTTGGGCGTTCGAACTCGGAAATTGAAAAAATTTCTGTTGAGAAGAAAATGCTAACCCCTCTCGAAAGGGAGCTGATGCGTGTTTATTTTTCACACCCCCGTCTGAGAAAACGCGTCGTACGGGCCCTTGAACTATCAGATGTTCACAACCTTAAGAAGTTGGTACCATTACTTAAGAGATCTTTAGAACTCGAGGATCTATTGAAGTCATTGTCAAGAGAACTGGGCGAAGAATTGATAGAATTATCTGAAAATATGATAGAAAGTGAAGTGGCTGAAAAAATCATTCAGGATGTTGAAACACGAGTAGGAGCTTCTTTGATAATGGAACAAATAAAAGAAATAGACAGGAAGATCAAGAGAGTGACTGATCGAGAAACGAAGAATTCTTTGTTGATAAGAAGGCTGGAATTATCCCGCCTGTTGAGGAAAACGCGTGAGGGTGGTGATAACCATGGCAGGTGA
- the rpoD gene encoding RNA polymerase sigma factor RpoD → MAGEKTRKGASKQSKTKNENGTLLTNEGIQKRIKELLKKGKKRGFITYEDIDNAFPPDYEGFDSSLVEVIYEEFEKNKIRILEKSPDEEEESEEVVETEELSSLLEQEEPEMYDNISLKDPIKMYLKEIGKIPLLTPSRERELARRAQKGDPKAREELITANLRLVVSIAKRYIGRGLSFLDLIQEGNIGLIKAVEKFDWKKGYKFSTYATWWIRQAITRAIADQARTIRVPVHMVETINKVNKVIREHLQEHGEYPSVEELGKLTGKPPEKIEEILAASKETVSLESPISGDEESTMGDFVHDESIEKPQEAAMKMLLREHIDQVLDTLSPREAMVLKMRYGLLDGKTKTLEEVGQFFNVTRERIRQIEVKALRKLRHPSRSKQLKALVGMLTSSKSEK, encoded by the coding sequence ATGGCAGGTGAAAAGACCAGAAAGGGTGCTTCCAAACAATCGAAAACCAAGAACGAAAACGGAACATTACTCACCAATGAGGGAATTCAGAAACGGATTAAGGAACTATTGAAAAAGGGTAAGAAACGAGGTTTCATTACCTATGAGGATATAGACAATGCCTTCCCACCTGACTACGAGGGTTTTGATTCTTCTCTTGTTGAAGTTATCTACGAAGAATTTGAGAAGAACAAGATCAGAATTCTTGAAAAGTCTCCCGATGAAGAGGAGGAATCTGAAGAAGTGGTGGAGACCGAAGAACTCTCCTCGCTGTTAGAACAGGAAGAACCTGAAATGTACGACAACATATCATTGAAAGATCCGATAAAAATGTATCTCAAAGAGATCGGGAAGATCCCTCTTCTTACCCCGAGCAGAGAACGTGAACTCGCGCGAAGAGCACAGAAGGGCGATCCAAAAGCGAGGGAAGAGTTGATAACTGCCAACCTCAGACTGGTAGTTTCTATAGCGAAGAGATATATTGGAAGGGGTCTATCTTTCCTCGACTTGATCCAGGAGGGCAATATCGGCTTGATAAAAGCGGTTGAAAAATTTGATTGGAAAAAAGGCTATAAATTCAGTACTTACGCCACGTGGTGGATCAGACAGGCAATAACTAGAGCCATTGCCGATCAGGCGAGGACTATAAGAGTACCAGTGCATATGGTAGAAACTATAAACAAGGTTAACAAAGTAATCAGAGAGCATTTGCAGGAGCACGGTGAATATCCCAGCGTCGAAGAACTGGGAAAATTAACTGGTAAACCACCTGAAAAGATAGAAGAAATCCTTGCGGCGTCTAAGGAAACAGTTTCACTGGAGTCTCCTATCAGTGGTGATGAAGAATCGACCATGGGAGATTTTGTCCACGATGAGTCCATTGAAAAACCACAGGAAGCTGCAATGAAAATGCTTCTGAGGGAGCACATAGACCAGGTTTTAGACACACTAAGCCCCCGAGAGGCGATGGTTTTAAAGATGAGGTACGGTCTTCTGGATGGTAAAACTAAAACCTTGGAGGAAGTTGGACAATTCTTTAATGTTACAAGGGAGCGAATAAGACAGATTGAAGTTAAAGCTTTACGAAAACTTAGACACCCTTCAAGAAGCAAACAGCTCAAAGCCCTTGTTGGAATGCTGACTAGCTCAAAATCCGAGAAATAG
- a CDS encoding ATP-binding cassette domain-containing protein, which translates to MNETAFYLEHFDLKINGKNELDDITLTIKRGEITLIYGPRNSGKSLLLRSFIHLNEELFDKVEGTGRIEFNGIPVQELPRRELRQKIAYIDTSFLYAMDNFTIIEFFKFLKGKDFSFEDLTDEELDLLRLLGLQDILHLNPKISLHSLPSAEKLTLLIYSTLIRNPEIVIIDNVLDHLDDQSCVVVKNLLLDSKGDRTLLISSRFSHRLLDIADLLIHLKNGKILYAGNPENFVMTGS; encoded by the coding sequence ATGAATGAGACTGCTTTTTATTTGGAACATTTTGATCTTAAAATCAACGGTAAAAATGAGCTCGATGATATCACTCTCACTATAAAACGTGGGGAAATAACACTCATATATGGTCCAAGAAACTCCGGTAAATCTTTATTGCTGAGATCTTTTATCCATTTGAATGAAGAACTCTTTGACAAAGTCGAAGGAACCGGACGAATCGAGTTTAACGGTATACCTGTTCAAGAATTACCTAGAAGAGAGTTAAGACAAAAAATAGCTTATATCGACACTTCTTTTTTATACGCCATGGACAATTTCACCATCATCGAATTTTTTAAATTTTTAAAAGGCAAGGACTTCAGCTTCGAAGACCTTACAGACGAAGAGCTGGACTTATTGCGTCTCCTTGGGCTTCAAGACATCCTTCATCTAAATCCAAAAATCAGTTTACATTCATTGCCTTCAGCTGAAAAGCTAACCCTTCTCATTTACTCTACACTCATAAGGAACCCGGAAATTGTCATTATTGACAACGTTTTAGACCACCTTGATGACCAATCCTGTGTGGTTGTTAAAAACCTCCTTCTCGACTCCAAAGGTGACCGGACACTTCTAATTTCTTCGCGTTTTTCTCACAGGCTTTTAGACATTGCCGATTTGTTGATACATCTAAAAAATGGTAAAATTTTATATGCAGGTAATCCAGAGAATTTTGTGATGACAGGCAGCTGA
- a CDS encoding 1-phosphofructokinase family hexose kinase — translation MYLLQVLTVSLNPALDREVVVSNFRINELHRINNQKYSVMEPGGKGINVSLILSGLKIPNMAMGFLGGFIGSIVEQKLRTLSEFITTNFVYVEEETRENLAIIDPSNDTITEINSLGPNIDERALMQFERRYSVSLKRAECVVMSGSIPPGVPTDYYLKLGMLAKAAGKIVVSEAIGEHFEIAVKNGVFTVAKPDLRSQNNYLGGNLNTLDDFVDAAMETVKLGSKMAILSYRIEGDVIATSEGVWMLKAKAHIERSHLLGTGDSFVAGVVYKLLKNKNEFLEAAKLGMAAAIAETKFIGKEFISIEDISKCTDAFEISRLR, via the coding sequence GTGTACCTCTTGCAAGTATTAACAGTTTCACTGAACCCTGCACTTGACAGGGAGGTTGTTGTTAGCAATTTTAGAATCAACGAACTGCACAGAATAAATAATCAGAAATACTCGGTAATGGAACCTGGCGGAAAGGGTATAAACGTATCTCTCATTCTCTCGGGGTTGAAAATCCCAAACATGGCTATGGGATTTCTAGGAGGATTCATTGGTTCCATTGTTGAACAAAAACTACGAACTCTAAGTGAGTTCATAACGACAAACTTTGTATACGTTGAAGAAGAAACCAGGGAAAACCTTGCAATAATTGATCCTTCAAACGACACTATAACGGAAATAAACTCATTGGGGCCAAATATCGACGAGAGGGCTCTGATGCAGTTTGAAAGAAGATATAGTGTTTCATTAAAGAGGGCTGAATGTGTTGTGATGTCAGGCAGTATTCCGCCAGGTGTACCGACAGATTACTATTTAAAACTCGGTATGCTTGCAAAAGCCGCCGGTAAGATAGTAGTGTCTGAAGCCATCGGCGAACATTTTGAGATAGCGGTGAAAAATGGAGTATTCACCGTAGCGAAACCTGATTTAAGAAGCCAGAATAATTATCTTGGTGGAAACCTGAATACTTTGGATGACTTTGTTGATGCGGCTATGGAAACTGTGAAACTGGGGAGTAAAATGGCCATTCTTTCTTATAGGATTGAAGGCGATGTTATTGCCACTTCCGAAGGTGTATGGATGCTTAAAGCTAAAGCACATATCGAGAGGTCACACCTTCTTGGAACGGGCGATAGCTTCGTGGCTGGTGTAGTGTATAAATTACTGAAGAATAAAAACGAGTTCCTCGAAGCAGCAAAGTTGGGTATGGCAGCCGCGATCGCTGAGACAAAATTCATAGGCAAAGAATTTATCTCGATTGAAGATATAAGCAAGTGCACCGATGCCTTTGAGATAAGTAGATTGAGGTGA
- a CDS encoding HPP family protein translates to MKVYDAMIKDVSAIFEDETVEEFVINCIRKMRSGFPVVDEYFRVVGYISESDIINSALPSYFSLLQSASFIPDTHQFVRRIGEIKDEPVSKFMVTPPIVVHPEDTAIHAADLLIKKKLKAIPVVDDDHRLLGVFTRINLIHVSLEGKMNNK, encoded by the coding sequence ATGAAAGTTTATGACGCGATGATCAAAGATGTATCAGCTATTTTTGAAGATGAGACGGTTGAAGAATTTGTGATCAATTGTATAAGAAAGATGCGATCTGGTTTTCCGGTAGTTGATGAATATTTTCGTGTGGTGGGCTACATAAGTGAAAGCGACATCATAAATAGTGCCCTTCCAAGTTATTTTTCATTACTGCAGAGTGCATCTTTTATACCGGACACCCATCAATTTGTGAGAAGGATAGGTGAAATCAAAGATGAACCCGTTTCAAAGTTCATGGTGACTCCCCCCATAGTGGTGCATCCTGAAGATACGGCGATCCATGCTGCCGATCTTCTAATAAAGAAAAAGCTCAAGGCCATTCCCGTTGTGGACGATGACCACAGGCTTCTCGGTGTTTTCACAAGAATAAATCTAATTCACGTATCTCTGGAAGGAAAGATGAACAATAAATGA
- the mtaB gene encoding tRNA (N(6)-L-threonylcarbamoyladenosine(37)-C(2))-methylthiotransferase MtaB translates to MKKVSIFTLGCKLNQYESQGMAERLNDQFLVAFNNEEADVYIINSCTVTAEAERKLRQLYRRLKKKSPGSLFVVVGCYSETSPNELKQLGFDLVMGVKQKRNIKEALLNLLGSNGSVHYHKAEYFRVSSSPEGRTRAYIGIEDGCLNRCTYCRIRLARGIRIESKPPELVVDEFTRLINAGFKEIVLTGINIGYYGYDRRTSLTELLSTLISIDGEWRIRLSSLDPRLINDELVELITSNPDRVAQHLHLSLQSGSDRVLSLMRRGYTRAKYISVVDAFRRVNPRFAFTTDVIVGFPGETEEDFKDTLEFVREVGFLKVHIFRFSPRPGTEAADMEGQLPGNVKKNRATILKKVAEESSKRYLMKHIGLESKVLIERKESGYSLGYDEYFIHHKISGIFPQDFVTVRTHEILESEAFSSAELHCKSVAI, encoded by the coding sequence ATGAAGAAAGTATCTATTTTTACCCTCGGTTGTAAGTTAAACCAGTATGAATCACAGGGGATGGCAGAGAGACTTAATGACCAGTTCCTTGTGGCTTTTAACAATGAAGAAGCTGATGTGTATATTATCAACTCCTGTACTGTTACCGCTGAAGCTGAAAGAAAACTCAGACAACTTTATCGAAGACTGAAGAAAAAGTCTCCCGGTAGTTTATTTGTGGTTGTTGGCTGTTATTCGGAGACCAGTCCGAATGAGTTAAAACAGCTGGGGTTTGATCTCGTAATGGGAGTCAAACAAAAAAGGAATATAAAAGAAGCACTCCTGAATCTTCTAGGGAGCAACGGTTCTGTACACTATCACAAAGCTGAGTACTTCAGAGTGAGTTCCAGTCCTGAGGGAAGAACAAGAGCGTACATTGGTATAGAAGACGGGTGTCTGAATAGATGTACTTATTGTCGTATAAGGCTTGCCAGAGGAATACGCATTGAAAGCAAACCACCTGAGCTCGTAGTGGATGAATTCACGAGACTTATAAATGCCGGGTTCAAAGAGATCGTTCTGACAGGTATCAACATTGGCTATTATGGTTACGACCGGCGTACTTCTTTGACCGAGTTGCTCAGTACATTGATTTCGATAGATGGTGAGTGGAGGATAAGACTTAGTTCTCTTGATCCCAGATTGATCAATGATGAATTAGTTGAATTGATAACCAGTAACCCAGATAGAGTAGCACAACACCTTCATCTTTCACTTCAGAGCGGTTCTGATAGGGTGTTGAGCTTGATGAGAAGGGGTTATACACGGGCTAAGTATATATCAGTAGTCGATGCCTTTCGTCGGGTTAATCCCAGATTTGCTTTCACAACAGATGTTATAGTCGGGTTTCCTGGAGAGACAGAAGAAGATTTCAAGGATACCCTAGAATTTGTTCGAGAGGTCGGGTTTCTAAAGGTACACATATTCAGGTTTTCACCGAGGCCTGGTACGGAGGCTGCGGATATGGAGGGTCAGCTACCGGGAAATGTAAAGAAAAACCGTGCAACGATTTTAAAGAAAGTTGCTGAAGAGAGTTCAAAGAGATATCTCATGAAACATATAGGACTCGAGAGTAAGGTTCTCATTGAGAGAAAGGAAAGCGGTTATAGTCTCGGATACGATGAATATTTTATTCATCATAAAATTTCCGGGATATTCCCACAAGATTTCGTCACCGTGAGAACACACGAGATTCTTGAATCGGAGGCATTTTCCAGTGCAGAATTACATTGCAAATCAGTGGCAATTTGA
- a CDS encoding aminotransferase class IV — protein MQNYIANQWQFDEDTSINIKSEWFIKGLLLYEVVRTYNRLPFALKKHYDRLLNSAKLIGIEDGIPDFEKLVSLVMEGIERNKVDGELRIRIVLAGKNFLLLFEKLPEMSKDIYELGVKVGISPFIRPSEAIVPGMIKLIGTPWSFLTRTHLGDCYDLLLLNERGELCEGSFTNVFLVRDEKLITPHESSGLLPGITRENVLELARAMEMEVEVRRVMSWELFIADEVFLTHTSAGIVPVRRIENKILIEEFPDGYTRILMDNFEGYVMTKEDNWKGISF, from the coding sequence GTGCAGAATTACATTGCAAATCAGTGGCAATTTGACGAAGACACTTCGATTAATATCAAATCGGAGTGGTTTATAAAGGGGCTTTTACTCTATGAGGTTGTGAGGACTTACAACAGACTTCCCTTTGCGCTGAAAAAACACTACGATAGGCTCCTTAATTCAGCCAAATTGATTGGTATCGAAGATGGCATTCCGGACTTTGAAAAGCTCGTTTCCCTTGTCATGGAAGGGATAGAGAGGAACAAAGTAGATGGTGAATTGAGAATAAGGATCGTATTAGCCGGGAAGAATTTTCTGTTACTCTTCGAGAAACTCCCTGAGATGTCAAAGGACATCTACGAGCTTGGAGTAAAAGTGGGAATATCCCCGTTCATTAGGCCTTCGGAAGCCATAGTACCTGGAATGATAAAACTGATCGGTACACCATGGAGTTTTCTGACAAGAACCCATTTAGGCGATTGCTACGATTTGTTACTTCTTAACGAGAGGGGAGAACTTTGTGAAGGGTCATTCACCAATGTATTTTTGGTGAGGGATGAGAAACTTATTACCCCTCATGAAAGCTCTGGACTTTTGCCAGGAATAACCAGAGAGAATGTACTCGAATTGGCGCGAGCAATGGAGATGGAAGTCGAAGTGCGAAGAGTTATGTCCTGGGAACTCTTCATAGCCGATGAGGTGTTTTTAACACATACAAGTGCTGGTATTGTTCCTGTTAGACGGATAGAAAACAAGATATTGATCGAGGAATTTCCTGATGGCTATACCCGGATCCTCATGGACAATTTTGAAGGATATGTCATGACGAAAGAGGACAATTGGAAGGGGATATCATTTTGA
- a CDS encoding DUF721 domain-containing protein, whose protein sequence is MKRSYKLLSDVLDELSRTNPLLKKLKILRLKNEWPEIVGAVVAQHSRIVDYSEGTLVVGADDGVWLHELSIKKTVIMNKINKYLGSRLVNRIKFIPKR, encoded by the coding sequence TTGAAAAGGAGTTACAAACTTCTATCCGATGTTCTTGATGAACTTTCAAGAACCAATCCCCTTTTGAAGAAATTGAAGATCTTAAGACTAAAAAATGAATGGCCGGAAATTGTTGGAGCTGTTGTTGCGCAGCATTCCAGGATCGTTGATTATTCTGAAGGAACACTTGTCGTTGGTGCTGACGATGGTGTCTGGCTCCATGAGCTTTCCATAAAGAAAACAGTCATAATGAATAAAATCAATAAATATCTCGGTTCAAGACTCGTGAACCGCATAAAATTCATTCCCAAGAGATAG
- the gyrB gene encoding DNA topoisomerase (ATP-hydrolyzing) subunit B gives MSEKGYNAESIKILKGLDPVRKRPGMYIGSTGKAGLHHLVYEVVDNSIDEVVAGYCDLIELTIFEDGTVRVIDNGRGIPVDVHPDTGTSALEVVMTTLHAGGKFSKDSYKISGGLHGVGVSVVNALSEWLEVKVHRDGEIHRQRYERGVATTPVEIIGKTDRRGTETWFKPDKLIFTTTDFDFDILESRLRELAFLNPKVKIIFEDKRIGEKRVFHFEGGIVEFVKFMNRKKTPINKRPYYIEGEFNDIKVQLALQYTTSFEEHILTFVNNIKTVEGGTHLTGFKTILTKLVNDYAKKFNILKEKDPNLQGEDVREGLTAVLSVFVREPQFEGQTKAKLGNEEAYEAVIKVLRDKLSEVFEYNQKEVKAIISKAVDAARARLAAKKAREMVRRKNALENTTLPGKLADCISQDLDNTELFIVEGDSAGGSAKQARDREFQAILPLRGKILNVEKASFEKLLKNEQINNIIIAVGTGIGDDLNLDKLRYGKIIIMTDADVDGAHIRTLILTLLYRYMTPLISTGRVYIAQAPLYKVEVNRKKYYFYSDEELEAFVKENGDKRFHIQRYKGLGEMNPDQLWETTMDPEKRKLIRIEMEDAEEADRVFSILMGSEVGERRDFIKRHALSVNNLDI, from the coding sequence ATGTCAGAAAAGGGTTACAATGCCGAGAGTATAAAAATACTTAAAGGACTTGATCCTGTAAGGAAAAGGCCTGGTATGTATATAGGTTCGACTGGAAAAGCAGGTCTTCATCATCTTGTTTACGAAGTCGTTGACAACAGTATCGACGAAGTTGTTGCAGGCTATTGTGATCTGATTGAGCTTACTATCTTTGAAGATGGTACAGTGAGAGTTATTGATAATGGAAGGGGTATACCGGTGGATGTGCATCCAGATACCGGAACGAGTGCACTGGAAGTCGTCATGACTACTCTTCACGCTGGAGGAAAGTTTTCGAAGGATAGTTATAAAATAAGTGGAGGATTACATGGAGTCGGTGTCTCCGTTGTAAACGCACTTTCTGAATGGCTCGAAGTAAAAGTTCACAGGGATGGAGAAATTCACCGTCAACGTTACGAAAGAGGCGTGGCTACCACACCTGTGGAGATCATTGGAAAGACTGATAGAAGGGGAACAGAGACCTGGTTCAAGCCCGATAAATTGATCTTTACTACTACAGATTTTGACTTCGACATTCTGGAATCCAGATTGAGGGAGCTCGCATTTTTAAATCCTAAGGTGAAAATAATCTTCGAAGACAAGAGAATAGGTGAAAAGCGAGTATTTCACTTCGAAGGCGGTATAGTGGAGTTCGTTAAGTTCATGAATAGAAAGAAGACCCCTATCAACAAGCGACCTTATTATATCGAGGGAGAATTCAACGACATAAAAGTGCAGCTTGCTTTACAATATACAACCTCTTTTGAGGAACATATTTTGACTTTCGTAAACAACATAAAGACTGTCGAAGGTGGTACACACCTTACGGGATTTAAGACAATTCTGACCAAATTGGTGAACGATTATGCGAAGAAGTTCAATATTCTTAAGGAAAAGGATCCCAATCTACAGGGCGAAGATGTGAGAGAAGGATTGACAGCTGTTTTGAGTGTCTTTGTTCGCGAGCCACAGTTTGAAGGACAGACCAAAGCAAAACTTGGGAATGAAGAAGCGTATGAAGCTGTTATTAAAGTCCTTAGAGACAAGTTATCAGAGGTTTTTGAATACAATCAGAAGGAAGTAAAAGCCATCATTTCAAAAGCAGTTGATGCAGCTAGAGCAAGACTCGCAGCAAAAAAAGCTCGAGAAATGGTACGGAGAAAGAATGCGCTGGAAAACACGACGTTGCCTGGGAAGTTAGCAGATTGTATCTCTCAGGATCTCGACAACACTGAATTGTTCATCGTCGAAGGTGACTCTGCCGGTGGATCTGCAAAACAAGCCAGAGACAGAGAATTCCAGGCAATCCTTCCCCTGAGAGGGAAAATATTGAATGTGGAAAAGGCGAGCTTTGAGAAATTGCTCAAAAATGAACAGATAAACAACATCATAATAGCTGTTGGTACTGGAATAGGTGATGACCTTAATCTGGATAAACTAAGGTATGGGAAGATAATTATAATGACCGATGCTGATGTTGACGGTGCTCATATAAGGACTCTCATCCTCACGCTTCTGTATCGTTATATGACTCCACTGATATCAACAGGTAGGGTTTACATTGCTCAGGCTCCCCTTTACAAAGTTGAAGTAAATCGTAAGAAGTACTATTTCTATTCCGATGAGGAACTGGAAGCTTTTGTGAAAGAAAACGGAGATAAGCGGTTCCATATTCAGAGATATAAAGGTCTTGGTGAAATGAATCCTGACCAGCTTTGGGAAACAACTATGGATCCAGAGAAAAGGAAATTGATTAGAATAGAGATGGAAGATGCCGAAGAAGCGGATAGAGTTTTCAGTATTTTAATGGGAAGTGAAGTAGGAGAAAGGCGCGATTTCATCAAACGGCATGCTCTGTCCGTCAATAATCTCGACATATGA